A single Lactuca sativa cultivar Salinas chromosome 8, Lsat_Salinas_v11, whole genome shotgun sequence DNA region contains:
- the LOC111900125 gene encoding glutamate receptor 1.2, whose amino-acid sequence MVHSEHNKISLCLLILSCFLNHALCAHSNSSQNQNMNINNDLLIGVGIILDMESPMGKAIHSCITMAISDFYALRHSYKTRIVIHTRDSEGDPDKALSSAYNLLKKAKVQAIIGPETHLPSKLLSLAADKAAVPIFSFASPSSREHPFLFQIKQDEYSMAKSIAALVKSYNWMDVIFIHEDTDDGMEILRYLAESFQDKNIRISYRCAISASATHDEITQELRKIMTFHATVIILHVSPSLASSLILNAKRFGMVSEGYAWILTEKTVDLLRSTNFTVVESSQGALGFRSYVPPSDRLHDFFHRKNSTSVTKEVPVPALWAYDIIWALAESVEKVGVPHNGSMLLHEVLKIRFKGVSGDFQLSKGKVMSNGYEIMNAVDNGERRVGYWTLSEGIRRAHPHINIDRLYPSLGSEAVVWPGGSTTAPKGWVLRATSSKRLKIGVLKIKNFKYFMDVDHDVENNVTTATGFSIDVFNTCIRALPYQVPYTFVVFENASYDNLVQKVYNEEIDAVVGDSTILANRSVYVDFTATYTDLGVGTLARIKKNDKWFFLQPMELRLWITTISSLFYTVFVVWAVERMNPNSDQKIGTVFWTILLTIFFAQREKFSRSRSKFVMFVWLLVVLVMFTSYTATLTSLLTVEQFESASKGGIVGFHGGSFMRGVTVSNLHFEDNYRRAYYSYEDYAHALSKDGEADAIVDEIPYIKMFLSKYPGDYALVSSQPITSGFAFIFQKGSPLIEEVSREIARIRLDGTLGSLENKWFKNQLSLPSRNSTMPKDLKLDSFSGLFIINATASTLTLFISLLWLLFLNFMERFDLAIVDLEGDLLG is encoded by the exons ATGGTTCACAGCGAGCACAACAAGATTAGCCTTTGCCTTCTAATACTGTCGTGCTTTTTAAACCATGCATTATGTGCACACTCCAATTCATCACAAAACCAAAACATGAACataaataatgatttattaataggCGTGGGAATCATTCTAGATATGGAGTCACCAATGGGGAAGGCCATTCACAGCTGCATTACCATGGCGATATCTGATTTTTATGCTCTTCGTCACAGTTACAAAACAAGGATAGTTATTCACACTAGGGACTCCGAGGGAGACCCAGATAAAGCTCTTTCATCTG CATATAATCTGCTGAAAAAAGCGAAGGTGCAAGCTATCATAGGCCCAGAAACGCATCTTCCGTCGAAGTTATTGTCCTTGGCTGCTGATAAAGCTGCAGTTCCTATATTTTCTTTTGCTAGTCCGTCCTCAAGGGAACACCCATTCTTGTTCCAAATCAAACAAGATGAATACAGTATGGCCAAAAGCATTGCTGCTCTTGTGAAATCATATAATTGGATGGATGTTATCTTTATTCATGAGGACACCGATGATGGCATGGAGATCTTAAGGTATCTGGCTGAGTCATTCCAAGATAAAAACATTCGTATCAGTTACAGATGTGCGATTTCTGCCTCAGCCACCCATGATGAAATCACCCAAGAGTTACGTAAGATCATGACTTTTCATGCAACTGTAATTATCCTACATGTGTCACCTTCACTAGCATCTAGCCTTATCTTAAATGCAAAAAGGTTTGGAATGGTTAGTGAAGGATATGCATGGATTTTAACTGAAAAAACAGTTGACCTCTTGCGATCAACGAACTTTACTGTCGTTGAGTCGTCACAAGGGGCACTAGGTTTTAGGTCGTATGTTCCACCATCAGACAGGCTGCACGATTTCTTTCACAGAAAGAACTCCACCTCAGTAACAAAAGAAGTGCCTGTGCCTGCCTTATGGGCATACGATATAATTTGGGCACTTGCCGAGTCTGTAGAGAAGGTTGGAGTCCCACATAATGGTTCTATGCTCTTACATGAAGTTTTGAAAATCAGATTTAAGGGCGTAAGTGGTGATTTTCAGCTTAGTAAAGGAAAAGTAATGTCCAATGGATATGAGATTATGAATGCAGTCGACAATGGTGAGAGGAGAGTAGGATATTGGACATTATCAGAAGGAATCAGGAGAGCACACCCACATATTAACATCGATCGTTTATATCCTAGTCTAGGCTCTGAAGCTGTTGTCTGGCCCGGAGGGTCTACAACTGCTCCAAAAGGTTGGGTGTTACGAGCAACTTCCAGTAAAAGGTTAAAAATTGGTGTGTTGAAGATAAAAAACTTTAAGTACTTCATGGATGTAGATCATGACGTTGAGAACAATGTTACAACTGCCACTGGGTTCTCCATAGATGTATTTAATACTTGCATTCGTGCATTGCCATATCAAGTGCCTTACACGTTCGTTGTATTTGAGAATGCAAGTTACGACAATCTTGTACAGAAGGTGTATAATGAG GAAATTGATGCAGTCGTGGGTGATTCAACAATCTTGGCCAACAGATCTGTGTATGTTGACTTTACAGCAACTTACACTGACTTGGGTGTAGGAACACTAGCAAGAATCAAGAAAAATGACAAGTGGTTCTTCTTGCAGCCGATGGAACTTCGTCTATGGATAACTACTATTTCTTCTCTTTTCTACACTGTCTTTGTTGTTTGGGCTGTTGAACGTATGAATCCAAATTCCGATCAGAAAATTGGAACAGTATTCTGGACCATCCTATTGACCATCTTCTTTGCTCAAA GAGAGAAGTTCTCGAGGAGTCGGTCAAAATTTGTAATGTTTGTCTGGTTACTCGTAGTGCTAGTCATGTTCACGAGCTACACTGCAACACTGACGTCACTGTTGACAGTAGAGCAATTTGAATCAGCGTCCAAGGGAGGAATTGTGGGGTTTCATGGAGGCTCTTTTATGAGAGGAGTGACTGTCAGCAACCTGCACTTTGAAGATAACTACCGAAGGGCATACTACTCATATGAGGATTATGCTCATGCTTTATCGAAAGATGGTGAAGCTGATGCCATTGTTGATGAAATTCCATACATCAAGATGTTTCTTAGCAAGTACCCTGGTGACTATGCCTTGGTCTCTTCTCAACCAATCACTTCTGGTTTTGCCTTC ATCTTCCAAAAGGGTTCGCCTCTTATTGAAGAAGTGTCAAGAGAAATAGCCAGGATACGACTAGATGGAACTCTGGGAAGTTTGGAGAACAAATGGTTTAAGAATCAGTTATCTCTTCCATCCCGAAATTCTACGATGCCCAAAGACTTGAAGCTTGATAGCTTCAGTGGTCTTTTTATTATCAATGCAACTGCTTCTACATTAACCCTTTTCATCTCTTTACTTTGGCTACTTTTTCTCAATTTCATGGAGAGGTTTGATTTAGCTATTGTTGATTTAGAAGGTGATCTTTTGGGTTGA